Proteins co-encoded in one Paenibacillus sp. genomic window:
- a CDS encoding SDR family oxidoreductase: MENLNVLITGASGGIGRELARAFASKNNHVILVARNEARLEELRAELSALGRVVTVIPKDLTEPGAALDVYDTLERQGVQVHVLVNNAGSGMYGSLEDLSLERQLRMIQLNLAALTELTHRFAQRMVERRFGRILNVGSISSFLPTPMMSVYAATKAYVLSFSEALDAELRGKGDISVTALCPGFTDTTFIRELNMGPLERLVARIAMQPADVARCGYEALRTKKAVAVAGRLNASLLCLCRLLPRAWVRRCMAAIFREAPVRRSDRSAPGA; this comes from the coding sequence ATGGAAAACCTTAACGTGCTCATCACGGGAGCGAGCGGCGGCATCGGCCGCGAATTGGCGAGGGCGTTCGCAAGCAAGAACAATCACGTCATTCTGGTCGCGAGGAACGAAGCGCGGCTGGAGGAGCTTCGAGCGGAGCTGTCCGCGCTGGGGCGCGTCGTTACCGTCATTCCGAAAGATTTGACGGAGCCGGGCGCCGCCCTTGATGTTTACGATACGTTGGAAAGACAAGGCGTGCAGGTCCATGTGCTCGTAAACAATGCGGGGAGCGGCATGTACGGAAGCCTCGAAGATCTTTCGCTCGAACGGCAGCTCCGCATGATCCAGCTGAATCTGGCAGCCTTAACGGAGCTGACGCATCGGTTCGCGCAGCGGATGGTCGAGCGTCGATTCGGGAGAATTTTGAACGTCGGGTCGATTTCGTCCTTCCTCCCGACTCCGATGATGAGCGTGTACGCGGCGACGAAGGCTTACGTCTTGTCGTTCTCCGAGGCGCTCGACGCCGAGCTCCGAGGGAAAGGCGATATCTCGGTGACGGCGCTGTGCCCGGGGTTTACGGACACGACGTTTATTCGGGAACTGAACATGGGGCCGTTGGAGCGGCTGGTCGCACGCATCGCTATGCAGCCGGCCGACGTCGCTCGCTGCGGGTACGAGGCGCTTCGAACGAAGAAGGCTGTGGCGGTCGCGGGACGACTCAACGCGTCGCTCCTGTGTTTGTGCCGCCTGCTGCCTCGGGCATGGGTTCGCCGCTGCATGGCGGCTATCTTTCGTGAAGCGCCGGTTCGGCGTTCGGACCGTTCGGCCCCCGGAGCATGA
- a CDS encoding ABC transporter ATP-binding protein, which translates to MPASRTGIFRKFLPYVKKQSGLYVLGFIGSLFRFLIPLSVPIVIRYLFDDLLQNAALSYADKAQQLLVVAGLVLSIFFLVRGPMEYVRQFFLHKANNNVIKELRVDAFRKVHALDASYFAEHKSGEIGTRFFDDIEKIRGYMTAMFSNLWIELTVLAFVVGIMATLHARLTLLAVVLVGVQFALAHLLSAKVKSATRQMMSYRSVLGGFVFEKIQGALLSKLFSSDKKDRDELVEHLARYERITDRQARANAVSLAAVNVLSDAAPFVVVLAGSWFVIDGSVTLGTLIAFFAYVDRMRSPVSALVQAFPAIAEGSVALKRIFDFLETQPAVKEKAHPLVLREFTDRISFRNVMFSYRPDKALIRDLSLTLHKGKTYAFVGESGGGKSTILQLLTRAYDANGGDVRIDGVNIQDFSLASLRAQMGIVTQDSFLYSSSIKDNIRIGRLDATDEEIVEAAKQAYAHDFIRSLPNGYDTEIGERGVKLSGGQKQRIALARVFLKQPSILLLDEATSALDNESEKLVLRSIEAFGQEKTVIMIAHRLSTVIHADAIFVMKEGRVIERGTHEELLQARGYYASLYAEQNAAGLPAVPPSDAAYAAAQGTYA; encoded by the coding sequence ATGCCGGCATCGCGAACGGGAATTTTCCGGAAGTTCCTGCCTTATGTGAAAAAACAAAGCGGTTTGTACGTTTTAGGTTTTATCGGAAGTCTCTTCCGTTTTCTCATCCCGTTGTCCGTACCGATCGTCATCCGCTACTTATTCGACGATTTGCTTCAGAACGCGGCGTTATCTTACGCGGACAAGGCGCAGCAGCTGCTCGTCGTGGCAGGCCTCGTCCTGTCGATCTTTTTCCTCGTCCGGGGACCGATGGAGTACGTAAGACAATTTTTCCTGCATAAGGCCAACAACAACGTCATCAAAGAGCTGCGCGTCGACGCCTTCCGGAAGGTGCATGCGCTGGACGCGAGCTATTTCGCGGAGCACAAGAGCGGGGAGATCGGCACGCGGTTTTTCGACGATATCGAGAAAATCAGAGGCTACATGACGGCGATGTTTTCGAACCTTTGGATCGAGCTGACCGTGCTTGCTTTCGTCGTCGGCATCATGGCGACGCTGCACGCTCGACTGACTCTCCTCGCGGTCGTCTTGGTGGGCGTTCAATTCGCTCTGGCGCATCTGCTGTCCGCGAAAGTCAAAAGCGCGACGCGTCAAATGATGAGTTACCGCTCCGTGCTCGGGGGATTCGTGTTCGAGAAAATTCAGGGCGCGCTGCTGTCCAAATTGTTCTCGTCCGACAAGAAGGACAGGGATGAGCTCGTCGAGCATCTCGCTAGATACGAGCGGATCACGGATCGGCAGGCCCGGGCGAACGCCGTGTCGCTAGCGGCCGTGAACGTGCTAAGCGACGCGGCGCCGTTCGTCGTCGTGCTGGCTGGAAGCTGGTTCGTCATCGACGGCAGCGTGACGCTCGGGACGCTGATCGCCTTCTTCGCTTACGTGGACCGCATGCGCAGCCCGGTATCCGCGCTCGTCCAAGCGTTCCCGGCGATCGCGGAAGGCAGCGTCGCCTTGAAACGGATTTTTGACTTCCTGGAAACGCAGCCGGCCGTGAAGGAGAAGGCGCATCCGCTCGTCCTGCGGGAATTTACGGACCGCATTTCGTTCCGGAACGTCATGTTCTCCTACCGGCCCGATAAGGCATTGATCCGGGACCTCTCTTTGACGCTGCACAAGGGAAAGACGTATGCATTCGTCGGGGAAAGCGGGGGCGGGAAAAGCACGATCCTTCAACTCCTTACGCGCGCTTACGATGCGAACGGCGGGGACGTGCGAATTGACGGCGTCAACATCCAGGACTTCTCCCTGGCAAGCCTGCGGGCGCAAATGGGCATCGTGACGCAGGACAGCTTCTTGTACAGCTCGTCGATCAAGGACAATATTCGAATCGGCCGTCTCGACGCCACGGACGAGGAGATCGTCGAGGCCGCGAAACAAGCGTACGCGCACGATTTCATTCGTTCCCTGCCGAACGGGTACGACACCGAAATCGGCGAGCGGGGCGTCAAGCTGTCGGGCGGCCAAAAGCAGCGCATCGCCCTGGCGCGGGTGTTCTTGAAGCAGCCTTCTATTCTGCTGCTGGACGAAGCGACGAGCGCGCTCGACAACGAAAGCGAAAAGCTGGTGCTGCGATCGATCGAAGCGTTCGGGCAAGAGAAAACCGTTATCATGATCGCGCATCGGTTGTCTACCGTCATCCATGCGGACGCCATCTTCGTCATGAAGGAAGGCCGGGTGATCGAGCGAGGCACGCACGAAGAGCTGCTGCAAGCGCGAGGGTACTACGCGTCGTTATACGCGGAGCAAAATGCGGCGGGGCTGCCGGCCGTACCGCCGTCGGACGCCGCGTACGCCGCCGCGCAAGGAACCTATGCATAA
- a CDS encoding PAS domain S-box protein, with amino-acid sequence MQRSVSIYEEIINNARRLLTYVPQPMALIALDGRTLWANPAYLDLEVERDGAPAGDRSPVLADDGGLVAYMVAVDPAAGAGARSERDEWYRIVAQNTSDTIVLVDNDSVVRFVSPAFWQSTGYDPSEYEGADAFDVIHPQDRERVRSIHAEVVARKTSYELAYRVIDAQGRTVYVESSVKPVLDNEGNVKYVVAVARDVTERKQSEELLGNILDNVNAAVWSTDKDFTRYSFCSDSIYKLSGIPKEEIMNRPIRLHDHIHPEDNSALMHEIRRRLDLGQSVSESIRWIHVPGEQRWAQLIVHPSINDRGDIERLDGILMDITEKKRSELALEESEQRYKSLFQNNLDGVFSIELDGFHLVNANPVFETITGVDIERLSDRCFLGIIFDEDHPAVYETLSEVVRGGKSKDIECRLARRGAETIVNITFVPIFLSGRLNGIHGIVKDITKRKAEERELIESEKRYKFLQQSLNRLSADLANVMKVAELERRLIEEVRSVLKVEDVAVEEVPHGEDAHAGRTEEAWIRIGEKQHPVYLRIAPKPSLLKIEEEWLETAVRYATILYDNLQLIEDLMQRLERSVSTNDAPKWMLRLLFRLSEKERSTLSSDLHDSVLQDLIIWYRKLESLRSQRPFDDATRRELSQIEEGLLDAIHQIRITCNELRPPFLLKMGLVESLKSLFEYTRMFANYEIEFSADGLQTKLNEEQILGMYRIVQELLNNANKHSGARKVAMSLADRGGNIVFAYSDDGVGMNLAGLEESFQHMGIAGIEKRVISIEGKVEFRSAPGQGFQVRIEFPKL; translated from the coding sequence ATGCAGCGGTCTGTGTCGATATACGAGGAAATCATCAATAACGCGAGGCGGCTCCTGACGTACGTGCCGCAGCCTATGGCGTTAATCGCCTTGGACGGACGGACGCTTTGGGCCAACCCGGCGTACCTCGATCTCGAGGTCGAACGGGACGGCGCGCCGGCGGGGGATAGATCGCCCGTCTTAGCGGACGACGGCGGGCTCGTCGCCTATATGGTCGCCGTCGATCCGGCCGCCGGGGCGGGCGCGAGGAGCGAACGGGACGAATGGTACCGCATCGTCGCACAAAATACGTCGGATACGATCGTTCTGGTCGACAACGATTCCGTCGTCCGGTTCGTCTCACCGGCATTCTGGCAATCGACCGGGTATGATCCTTCCGAGTATGAAGGCGCGGACGCCTTCGACGTGATTCACCCGCAAGACCGTGAACGGGTGCGCTCCATCCACGCGGAAGTCGTCGCCCGGAAGACGTCCTACGAATTGGCGTACCGGGTGATCGATGCGCAGGGCCGAACGGTGTATGTCGAATCCAGCGTCAAGCCTGTCCTGGACAACGAGGGGAACGTGAAGTACGTCGTCGCCGTGGCGCGGGACGTCACGGAACGGAAGCAATCGGAGGAGCTGCTCGGGAACATTTTGGATAACGTCAACGCCGCGGTTTGGTCCACGGATAAGGATTTTACGCGGTATTCGTTTTGCTCCGACAGCATCTACAAGCTTTCCGGCATTCCGAAAGAGGAAATCATGAACCGCCCGATTCGGCTGCACGATCATATCCATCCGGAGGACAATTCGGCGCTCATGCACGAAATCAGACGCCGGCTCGATCTCGGCCAATCGGTCAGCGAATCGATCCGATGGATTCACGTGCCCGGGGAGCAGCGGTGGGCGCAGCTGATCGTGCATCCGTCGATCAACGACCGAGGAGACATCGAACGGCTCGACGGCATTTTAATGGACATTACCGAGAAGAAGCGCTCGGAGCTCGCCCTCGAGGAGAGCGAACAGCGGTATAAATCCTTGTTCCAGAACAACTTGGACGGCGTCTTCTCGATCGAGCTGGACGGCTTCCACCTCGTGAACGCCAACCCGGTATTCGAGACGATTACGGGCGTCGACATCGAGCGCCTCTCGGACCGTTGTTTTCTAGGTATCATTTTCGACGAAGATCATCCGGCGGTGTACGAAACGCTCTCGGAGGTCGTGCGGGGCGGCAAATCGAAGGATATCGAGTGCCGCCTGGCGCGGCGGGGAGCCGAAACCATCGTGAACATCACCTTCGTTCCGATCTTCCTTTCCGGCCGGCTCAACGGCATCCACGGCATCGTGAAAGATATTACAAAACGGAAAGCCGAGGAGCGGGAGCTGATCGAGAGCGAGAAGCGGTACAAGTTTTTGCAGCAAAGTTTGAACCGTCTGTCCGCCGATTTGGCGAACGTGATGAAGGTGGCCGAGCTGGAGCGCCGATTGATCGAAGAAGTGCGGTCCGTCTTGAAGGTCGAGGACGTCGCGGTCGAGGAAGTGCCGCACGGGGAGGACGCGCATGCCGGGCGGACGGAGGAGGCGTGGATCCGCATCGGCGAGAAGCAGCATCCTGTGTACCTGCGCATCGCGCCGAAGCCTTCGCTCCTGAAAATCGAGGAAGAGTGGCTTGAGACGGCCGTCCGGTATGCGACGATTTTGTACGACAACCTGCAGCTCATCGAGGATTTGATGCAGCGGCTCGAACGATCCGTGTCCACGAACGACGCGCCGAAATGGATGCTAAGGCTCTTGTTCCGGCTGTCCGAGAAGGAACGGTCGACGCTGTCCAGCGACCTGCACGATTCGGTGCTGCAGGACTTGATCATCTGGTACCGGAAGCTCGAGTCGCTCCGCTCGCAGCGCCCCTTCGACGACGCCACGCGGCGCGAGCTTTCGCAAATCGAGGAAGGGCTGCTCGACGCGATCCATCAAATTCGCATTACGTGCAACGAACTGCGCCCGCCGTTCCTCTTGAAGATGGGGCTCGTGGAGTCGCTGAAAAGTCTGTTCGAGTACACGAGAATGTTCGCGAATTACGAGATCGAGTTTTCCGCCGACGGCCTTCAGACGAAGCTGAACGAGGAGCAAATTCTCGGCATGTACCGCATCGTGCAGGAGCTGTTGAACAACGCGAATAAACATTCCGGGGCAAGGAAGGTCGCAATGTCTCTCGCGGACCGCGGCGGCAATATCGTGTTCGCTTATTCGGACGACGGCGTCGGCATGAATTTGGCCGGGCTCGAGGAATCGTTCCAACACATGGGGATCGCCGGCATCGAGAAACGCGTCATCAGCATCGAGGGGAAGGTCGAGTTTCGATCCGCCCCCGGTCAAGGCTTTCAAGTTCGCATCGAATTCCCAAAACTATAA
- a CDS encoding response regulator transcription factor — MEILLVDDHRSVVEGTKMLIESEPDMNVTIETDVYCVTDLVRLKRFDVMLLDLYMPNINGADLTRKILEYVPDAVILIYSGFEIAPHFNLLMESGVSGFIAKTSTREQLVQALRCAARKEAIVPMQLLKQLRRQEIVVQGEPGREETTITKEEDRLLRELAKGKSNKEISKTLMISQRSLEYSLTELFQKLHAGSRVEAIKKAKSLGILPAEDLV, encoded by the coding sequence ATGGAAATTTTACTGGTTGACGATCATCGGTCGGTGGTCGAAGGGACGAAAATGTTAATCGAGTCCGAGCCCGATATGAACGTGACGATCGAGACGGACGTGTACTGCGTGACCGACTTGGTTCGGTTGAAGCGATTCGACGTCATGCTCTTGGATTTATATATGCCGAACATCAATGGAGCCGATTTGACGCGCAAAATTTTGGAGTACGTTCCCGACGCCGTCATTCTCATCTACTCGGGCTTCGAAATCGCTCCGCATTTCAATTTGTTGATGGAGTCGGGCGTCTCCGGGTTCATCGCGAAGACGTCCACCCGCGAGCAGCTCGTGCAGGCGCTCCGCTGCGCCGCGCGGAAGGAGGCGATCGTGCCGATGCAGCTGCTGAAGCAGCTAAGACGGCAGGAGATCGTCGTCCAAGGGGAGCCGGGACGAGAGGAGACGACGATTACGAAGGAGGAAGACAGGCTGCTTCGGGAGCTCGCCAAAGGCAAGAGCAACAAAGAAATTTCCAAGACGCTGATGATCAGCCAGAGGTCCCTGGAATACAGCCTGACGGAGCTGTTTCAGAAGCTGCACGCCGGCTCGCGCGTCGAAGCGATCAAGAAGGCGAAGAGTTTAGGAATTCTTCCGGCGGAGGATTTGGTGTAG
- a CDS encoding Gfo/Idh/MocA family oxidoreductase, with protein MSLNIAVIGTGWFGKKHAEMLAQMEDVRIAGFVGTSKAKAEAAAQPFSGANGYDDAEELLDRERPDAVYVTVPPMAHGDLELSLIERGIPFLVEKPLAATAETPARILKRLRERPVVHSVGYHLRYLDSVVELKKRLDGCAVGMVTGGWMGGMPGVYWWRNQEMSGGQFVEQTTHLADLLRYTAGEVREVYAAFGNRLLHETVEGFTASDVGAVTLTMESGAVASLSNTCLLPNGAARVEMVYYTDQGILDWKRERLETTGGGWTNVFRDARDPYRLENEAFLHAVRTGDASRIRSDYEDAWRTHLVTIAANESARTGRPVRIADVEAAALA; from the coding sequence ATGTCATTGAACATTGCGGTAATCGGAACGGGCTGGTTCGGCAAGAAGCACGCGGAGATGCTCGCGCAAATGGAGGACGTGCGGATCGCCGGCTTCGTCGGCACGTCGAAAGCGAAGGCGGAGGCGGCCGCGCAGCCGTTCTCGGGGGCGAACGGCTACGACGACGCGGAGGAGTTGCTGGACCGCGAACGGCCCGACGCCGTCTACGTGACGGTGCCGCCGATGGCGCACGGGGATCTCGAGCTTTCGCTTATCGAACGGGGCATTCCGTTCCTCGTCGAGAAGCCGCTCGCGGCGACTGCCGAAACGCCGGCGCGCATCCTGAAGCGGCTGCGGGAGCGCCCCGTCGTTCACTCCGTCGGCTACCATTTGCGCTACCTCGATTCGGTCGTCGAGCTGAAGAAGCGTCTCGACGGATGCGCCGTCGGCATGGTGACCGGGGGCTGGATGGGCGGCATGCCGGGCGTGTATTGGTGGCGCAATCAAGAGATGTCCGGCGGGCAGTTCGTCGAGCAGACGACGCATCTCGCGGATTTGCTTCGGTATACCGCCGGCGAAGTGCGCGAAGTGTACGCGGCGTTCGGGAACCGGTTGCTGCATGAGACGGTCGAAGGCTTCACCGCCTCGGACGTCGGCGCCGTGACGCTGACGATGGAGAGCGGCGCGGTGGCGTCGCTGTCGAACACGTGCCTGCTGCCGAACGGCGCCGCGCGCGTCGAGATGGTGTATTATACGGACCAAGGCATCCTAGATTGGAAACGGGAGCGGCTCGAGACGACCGGCGGCGGCTGGACGAACGTGTTCCGGGACGCGCGCGACCCGTACCGGCTCGAGAACGAGGCGTTCCTGCACGCCGTGCGCACCGGCGATGCGTCGCGCATCCGCTCTGACTACGAAGACGCTTGGCGGACGCACCTCGTCACGATCGCGGCGAACGAATCGGCCCGGACCGGACGCCCCGTCCGCATCGCCGACGTCGAGGCCGCGGCATTGGCTTGA
- a CDS encoding sulfite exporter TauE/SafE family protein — MTIVLLVCIGLLAGLSGSLVGLGGGFIVVPALAFLYPDMPPSLLAGTSTAVLLFNSISSTIVYAKQKRIDYEAALRFAAAAIPGSIGGAMLADGIEGRLFFVGFGAFLLFVALLLLLKPKEPIRWPLPPTARRSFVDAGGDRFDYAYHLPTGIVISFLVGFLASLFGVGGGSLMVPAMTLLLHFPPHIAVATSMLQIFLSAIVSASTHAVLGNIDWLMVLCLAPGAWVGGQLGARLARRVPAKLLLRILAALLVWVAIRLMMKG, encoded by the coding sequence GTGACAATTGTTTTATTGGTATGCATCGGCTTGCTGGCCGGCCTGTCCGGCTCGCTGGTCGGCCTCGGCGGAGGCTTTATCGTCGTGCCCGCGCTCGCGTTTTTGTACCCGGACATGCCCCCGTCTCTGCTCGCCGGCACGTCGACGGCGGTGCTGCTGTTCAATTCGATCTCGAGCACGATCGTATACGCGAAACAAAAGCGCATCGATTACGAGGCGGCGCTCCGGTTCGCGGCCGCCGCGATCCCCGGCTCGATCGGCGGGGCGATGCTGGCCGACGGCATCGAGGGGAGGCTGTTTTTCGTCGGCTTCGGCGCCTTCCTGCTGTTCGTCGCGCTGTTGCTGCTGCTGAAGCCGAAGGAGCCGATCCGGTGGCCGCTTCCCCCGACGGCGCGGCGCAGCTTCGTCGACGCGGGGGGCGACCGATTCGACTACGCGTACCATCTGCCGACCGGCATCGTCATCAGCTTCCTGGTCGGTTTCTTGGCCAGCTTGTTCGGGGTCGGCGGGGGGAGCCTCATGGTGCCGGCAATGACGCTGTTGCTGCACTTCCCGCCGCATATCGCCGTCGCGACGTCGATGCTGCAAATTTTCCTGTCGGCCATCGTCAGCGCTTCGACGCATGCGGTCCTTGGCAATATCGACTGGCTGATGGTGCTTTGCCTCGCGCCCGGCGCATGGGTCGGCGGGCAGCTCGGCGCAAGGCTCGCGCGGCGCGTGCCGGCGAAGCTGCTGCTGCGCATCTTGGCGGCGCTGCTCGTATGGGTCGCGATTCGGTTGATGATGAAAGGATAA
- a CDS encoding LacI family DNA-binding transcriptional regulator: MNVTIKDVARKAGVSPSTVSRVISNHPRISADTANRVKKVMDEIGYHPNMMAKSLVSRTTQTIAVILPRPADELFQNMFFSEVIRGILAQLTKSGYDLLMAYGASEREELDTVTRLVKGRRVDGILLLSSRTNDPIVAMLRAADFPFAIIGRNEDYDDILTVDTDNVQAAYDATRHLIAQGHDRIGFVSGPPELVMSRDRLAGFTKAMKEAGLPVRSEWIVEGEFLQESGYRAMSLLMGLSVRPTALVVIDDVVTFGILRGLYELGFHVPMDLSLISFNNVVLSELATPPISSIDIGIYQLGYTASQELVRMVKSEEPHLHRKRHIIPHRLVARESSLRR, encoded by the coding sequence GTGAACGTTACCATCAAGGACGTCGCCAGGAAAGCCGGTGTCTCCCCATCGACCGTATCCCGCGTCATCTCCAATCATCCCCGCATCAGCGCGGACACGGCGAATCGCGTCAAGAAAGTCATGGACGAGATCGGCTACCACCCGAACATGATGGCGAAGAGCCTCGTATCGCGCACGACGCAGACGATCGCCGTCATTCTGCCGCGCCCGGCGGACGAATTGTTTCAAAATATGTTTTTCTCCGAGGTCATTCGCGGCATCCTCGCCCAATTGACGAAATCCGGGTACGACTTGCTCATGGCGTACGGCGCGTCGGAGCGCGAGGAGCTGGACACCGTCACCCGGCTCGTCAAAGGCCGCCGCGTCGACGGCATCCTGCTGCTGTCCTCGCGGACGAACGACCCGATCGTCGCGATGCTGCGCGCGGCCGACTTTCCGTTCGCGATCATCGGGCGCAACGAGGATTACGACGATATCCTGACCGTCGATACGGACAACGTTCAGGCTGCCTACGACGCTACGCGGCATTTGATCGCGCAGGGCCACGACCGGATCGGCTTCGTCAGCGGCCCTCCGGAGCTCGTCATGTCCCGCGACCGATTGGCCGGGTTTACGAAAGCGATGAAAGAAGCGGGGCTGCCGGTGCGCTCCGAATGGATCGTCGAAGGCGAGTTTTTGCAGGAGAGCGGCTACCGGGCCATGTCGTTGCTGATGGGCCTTTCCGTCCGGCCGACGGCGCTCGTCGTCATCGACGACGTCGTCACGTTCGGCATTTTGCGTGGGTTGTACGAGCTAGGCTTTCACGTTCCGATGGATCTGAGCTTAATCAGCTTCAACAACGTCGTTTTGTCCGAGCTCGCCACTCCCCCGATCAGCAGCATCGATATCGGCATTTACCAATTGGGCTACACGGCCTCCCAAGAGCTGGTTCGGATGGTCAAATCGGAAGAGCCGCACCTTCACCGCAAGCGGCACATCATCCCGCACCGGCTCGTCGCAAGGGAATCGTCGCTGCGGCGCTGA
- a CDS encoding maltose ABC transporter substrate-binding protein: protein MRNAVSNRLRKTVIIHFMRKRVEGMNKMKKPWLVMATSLVFALAATACGGGTAGTEEPAATAPATDAPAEKPAEQPAEQPAATAELQPEEGAKLLVWESADQKAFIEEVAKAFKEKYGVDVEWADVGPDKSMGQMITDGPAGLGADVFAAVHDRTGSGASAGIILPNDAFEAQTKELMSETAVSAVTHEGVLYGYPYSVETTAVYYNKDLIPEVPSDWNGVVEFAKTFNNPAENKYAYMWPAGNGYWSFGFFGGYGAYVFGSGGTDPNDIGMNTEGAVEAGKFFQTLNQMLPFKTGDITDDVRKSLFEQGKLAMNVSGPWDKESFKSLVPNLAVAPYPTLPNGQPMKPFSGVKAYYVNANSKYPIAARLFAQMASSPEFQKKNYEMTGVIPAAKALAEDPDIKADPITAAFLEQFENSVPMPAIPEMANYWVPMESALASIWNDNADPKAALDSMVQQMKDLAATAQ from the coding sequence GTGCGGAATGCTGTGAGCAACCGTTTGCGCAAAACGGTCATCATCCATTTTATGAGAAAGCGGGTCGAAGGAATGAACAAAATGAAGAAGCCTTGGTTAGTGATGGCTACGTCCCTGGTGTTTGCATTGGCGGCAACCGCGTGCGGCGGAGGCACGGCCGGCACGGAAGAGCCGGCGGCGACGGCTCCCGCGACGGACGCGCCGGCCGAGAAGCCGGCAGAGCAGCCGGCCGAGCAGCCGGCGGCGACGGCAGAGCTGCAGCCTGAGGAAGGCGCCAAGCTTCTAGTTTGGGAGTCCGCGGATCAAAAGGCGTTCATCGAAGAAGTCGCGAAAGCGTTCAAAGAGAAATACGGCGTCGACGTCGAGTGGGCGGACGTCGGTCCGGATAAATCGATGGGCCAAATGATTACGGACGGTCCGGCGGGTCTCGGCGCGGACGTGTTCGCGGCGGTGCACGACCGCACGGGCTCCGGTGCATCGGCTGGCATCATCCTGCCGAACGACGCGTTCGAAGCGCAGACGAAGGAATTGATGTCGGAGACGGCAGTCAGCGCGGTGACGCACGAGGGCGTGCTGTACGGCTATCCGTACTCCGTCGAAACGACGGCCGTTTATTACAACAAAGATTTGATCCCGGAAGTGCCTTCCGACTGGAACGGCGTCGTGGAATTCGCCAAGACGTTCAACAACCCGGCGGAGAACAAGTACGCGTACATGTGGCCCGCAGGCAACGGCTACTGGAGCTTCGGCTTCTTCGGCGGCTACGGCGCTTACGTGTTCGGCTCGGGCGGTACGGATCCGAACGACATCGGCATGAACACGGAAGGCGCGGTGGAAGCGGGCAAGTTCTTCCAGACGCTGAATCAAATGCTGCCGTTCAAGACGGGCGACATTACGGACGACGTGCGCAAAAGCTTGTTCGAGCAAGGCAAGCTCGCGATGAACGTCAGCGGTCCTTGGGATAAGGAATCGTTCAAGAGCCTTGTGCCGAACCTCGCGGTCGCGCCGTACCCGACGCTGCCGAACGGCCAGCCGATGAAGCCGTTCTCCGGCGTCAAGGCGTACTACGTCAACGCGAATTCGAAGTACCCGATCGCCGCTCGACTGTTCGCGCAAATGGCGTCCTCGCCGGAGTTCCAGAAGAAAAACTACGAAATGACCGGCGTCATTCCGGCGGCGAAGGCGCTCGCGGAGGATCCGGACATCAAAGCGGACCCGATTACGGCCGCGTTCCTCGAGCAGTTCGAAAATTCCGTGCCGATGCCGGCGATTCCGGAAATGGCGAACTATTGGGTGCCGATGGAATCCGCGCTGGCGTCGATCTGGAACGACAACGCCGATCCGAAAGCGGCGCTCGACAGCATGGTGCAGCAAATGAAGGACCTCGCCGCGACGGCGCAGTAA